Below is a window of Cytobacillus firmus DNA.
GCATACATGCCCAAGTTACTGATTGTAAAGGTTGAACCCTTCAGCTGATTTGGGTGCAATTTATTTTCACGGGCAAGTTTGCCTGCCTCTTTGGCATCTTCCGTAATTTGTGCCAGTCCTTTTTCATTAACATTCTTGATAACAGGAACCATAAGCCCATCCTCAACAGCCACGGCAAGACCAATGTGAACTTGTTCATGCTGAATGATTTCCTCTCCCTCAATGGAAACATTGACTCCCGGGTGTCTGGAAAGTGCCTTCCCTGCTGCTTTAATTAGAATATCCGTAAAAGATAAACGGAGCCCAGTCTGTTTCTCAATGACAGGCAATAACGAAGTTCTAAGTTCCTTAACCTTTGTCATGTCTGCATCTGTAGTAAGTGTCACATGAGGTGCTGTATTAACACTTTCAGACATCCTTTTAGCTATAACCTTCCTCATCCCTGACATCTGTTTGCGATTCGGCTCTGCTGCTGCAGTACTCGAGGTCCTGTTATTTACAGCAGTAGAGATATCACTTTTCAAAATCTTGCCATTAACTCCGCTTCCTTTAATGTCACCAAGAGGCACTTGTTCTGAAGCTGCCACTTTACGCGCAAGCGGGGTTGCCTTAGGTGAAGAGGATGCCAAGTGAGCCAATACATCCTTTTTCTGGATCCTTCCCTTAGGACCACTTCCCTGGATAAATACTAGCTCTACATCATTCATCCGGGCTTGTTTACGGGCAGCAGGTGTTGCCCTGACCTTTTCGCCTTCATTGGATGCTCCAGCTTCTTTAGGTACTTCCTGTTTTTCCGTAACAGGTTCTTCATCAGGACTTTGGCTTTCAGCTTCTGTACCTCCTGAAATACCGGGAGAATTTTCAGGTACTTGCTCGTTCTTTTCTCCAATGTATCCAATTATTTGGTTAACAGGCACCTGGTCATCTTCCTGAAAGTACTTTTTCAGCAAAACTCCCTGGTCGTATGCCTCAACTTCAATATTAATTTTATCGGTCATGATCTCAAAAAGCGGTTCACCTATCTCTATTGAGTCGCCTTCTTCCTTAAACCATTGAAGGAGAGTGCCGACCTCCATGGTACTGCTGAGTTTAGGCATAAATATTTCTTTAGCCACCGTATCCCCCTCCTTCTTATTTATACTTTACCGTTTCTTTAACTGCTTCAATAATGTCTGGCACCTGTGGTATAGCAGCTTTTTCTAATTTAGGGTTGTACGGAATGGGAACCTCCTTGCCCCCAAGGCGTTTAATTGGAGAATCCAGATAGTCAAAGGCCTCACTCTCAGCAATTACACTGACTATCTCCCCGCCAATGCCTCCGCGCTGCACGGCTTCATGTACAACTATTAATCTGCCAGTCTTTTTAACTGAATTAATAATGGTCTCTTTATCCAGCGGTACTATAGTTCGGGGATCGATTACTTCGGCACTGATGCCCTCTTTTTCGAGTTCTGAAGCCGCTTCAAGCGCCTTATGAACCATAATTGCTGTAGCAACGATGGTCACATCGGTGCCTTCACGTTTGATATCTGCTTTACCCAGTTCGATTGAATATGCTTCTTCAGGAACATGGGAAGATGTTTTGTACAGAAGTTTATGCTCATAAAAAATGACAGGGTTATCATCATCAATTGCAGCTTTTAACAATCCTTTTACATCGTAAGCTGTTGAAGGCTGAACTACTTTTAATCCAGGAATATGAGCCATCCAAGCTTCAAGACTTTGTGAATGCTGGGCTGCCGCTCCAGTTCCGGAGCCAGCAGGGGTTCTTAAAACCATTGGCACCTTGCCTTTCCCTCCGAACATATAACGGGTTTTGGCAGCTTGGTTCACCATTTGATCCATGGCAATGGTAATGAAATCGGAAAACTGAAGTTCTAAAATAGGGCGCATTCCAGTTAAAGCAGAACCAACCGCAGCCCCTGCAATGGCCGCCTCAGATATCGGTGTATTGCGAACACGCTCCGGCCCGAATTCTTCTATCATTCCACGAGTAACTCCAAAAGCTCCTCCGTAAACACCAATGTCTTCACCAAGGATAAAAACATCATCGTTTTGCCGCATCTCCTGGCTCATTGCCTCGCGAACTGCTTCCAAATAAGTAATCTCTCTAACTGCCATTATTTTCATCCTCCTCCTTAGGCATATACATCTTCCAGTAAGCTATCCATTGATGGTTCCGGACTATTTTCTGCAAACTTTACTGCCTCTTCTATGGCCTGATAAGCTTCATCCTGCAGCTGTTTTGCTTCTTCCTCAGTGAATATTTCTGCATTGATCAGGGTTTCTTTAAAGCGTTTAATGCCATCTTTCGCTCTCCACTCCTGCTCTTCTTCACGGGTGCGGTATTTTTTTGCATCACTCTTGGAATGTCCTTTCCAGCGGTACGTTTTCATTTCAATTAGAGTCGGGCCTGCTCCATCCCGCGCATTTTCCACAGCTTCATTTACTGTATTAATGATTTCAATCATGTCATTGCCGTCAACGACCTTTCCTGGTATCCCGTAAGCACCCGCGCGATCAGCAATATTTTCTATTCTGGTCATGTCTTTAACCGGTCCTGACATGCCATATTGATTATTCTCGCAAATAAACACAACGGGAAGATCCCAGATAGCCGCAAGATTAACAGATTCATGGAAGCTTCCTTCATTTGAAGCTCCATCTCCAAAGAAGCAGAGCACTACATAATTTTCCTTCTTCATTTTCGAGGTTAAAGCTGCTCCTACAGCAAGAGGGAGACCGCCGCCGACAATGCCGTTTGCACCCAGATTGCCTTTTTCCACATCCGCAATATGCATCGAGCCGCCCTTCCCTTTACAATAGCCTGTTTCTCGGCCAAAGAGCTCCGCCATCATTTTATTGACGTCTCCTTCTTTCGAAATACAATGACCGTGTCCCCGATGTGTACTTACAATTTTGTCCTTTCTTCCGATCACAGCAATTGAACCTGCAGCAGAGGCTTCCTGCCCAACACATAAATGGGTAGTTCCATGAATCATCCCTTTGGCAAAAAACTGATCGACTTTTTCATCAAAGTATCGAATCATCCACATTTCTTTATACAGATCTTTCAACTTATCTTCCGTAATCATTTTAGGCAGTTCTAGCTTTTGCACCTTCATTTTTCATCCTCCTTTTACATTTGTTCATATGTGTTACATTTGTAAAAATCATATAATCTAAACACCAATAAGTCAAGTGTCAACAAAAAAAGGGGGAAAGGGAAAATGTTAAATCTTTTCCTCCTTCTCCCTTTAATAAGTTCGTTTATTATTAAAATTAATTGAAAGTAATAACGGTTCCATCCTGAATAGAAGGGAATTTATGCGGAGAGGCAAATACTGCCCCTGGCAATACATCCTCTAATGGCTCTTGAAAATATATGGAAATGTGCCCCAATTCCTTAAAGTTTTTATTGGCGTGGGATCCAAGTGCTGTAATTGTAAAGGATTCATTATCAAACGAAATAGTTCCGCCTGCTTTTAATGGCTCATCTGTTAAACTTTCAACCTCATGAATTACTGCCATTTCCCTTAGCTCTTTTGGTGCCTGAGGGCCAAATAAAATTACAATCCTGTCTTCTTTAAAGGTTGGCACCAGCACTCCAATTTCTTTTACAACTGTTTTTGTCACCTTATTAACCTCCATTAACCTTACTTTTGTTTTATTTTTATAGTTTGATAACAGGGCTTTTCTCTGGATTTAATGTAAAAAGCTGATCCTGGAGGGATCTCAGTTTCCAGACAGTTGTTTCCTTGTCTAACTCAACATCGTCTTGAGTTAAGAATTGACCCGTTTTAATATCCTTTTTTGCAACGACTTTTCCGCTGATAAGTCCAATAGGGATATGGCCATTGGTTTTCATGTCAGAGTGCGTCTCCAGAACTCCTCTTACAGAATATCCGCCAATTCCATCAACGGACTCTCCAGCTTTAATATCCCGTTTTGCTACGGCCACTGTTTCGGATACAGGTGCTCCAAGCGGATGAATAGAAGAGTCATGCTGAAGAACAGCCTTTGCAATTGTGACCGGTGTTTCTAAACTTGCAAGATGATATGGACGGTATAGTGTGTAATGCGGCCCGTTTCCTACTTTTAAATAGCGTAATTCTTCATCAACCGGCTCCAGCTCACTTTTCACAATGACGAATACACCTGGTGCAAGGCCATCTACATATTCAACAACTCCAAAGTTATTTAAAACCCCGCCATTTTCCTTTAGATTAAGCTTATCAGCCACATCTTCAAGTGTTGCAGAAACCCCATGCATTCCGGTCAGATCCGGAATTAGCCCTGTGGCATTACTCAGCAGATTCATTTCTGCCATCGTTTTTGTTCCATCCTGGAATGCAGCGAGCATATGCGCACTCATATGTTTCCTTTGAGCTTCTTCTCTGCAGACGTCAGGATTGGAAAGAGGATTTAATTTATTATTTTTTCCTTTTCCAGCAACTAATACTTCCAAGCCCATCGTTTTTGCAAATTCATAGAGTTCAAGAGTCGCAGCTGGTTCATCACCTGCTGAACCGGTGTAAACCAGTCCTGCATTATTGAAAAGCTGGTACATGACTGATCCAATAGTAATATCCACTTCTACATTCAGAAGAACAAGGTGTTTTTTGGACCTTAATGCTTCAAGGGAGATATTGGCACCAACTTCAGGAACTCCGGTCGCATCAACAACTACTTCCACGTCTCTTGATTGGATGACCTCCCGATAGTCGTTCGTTACCAAAACCGGATTCCTTTTTTTTGATTGTGAGTTATAGTAATCTGCTGCCTTACGTGCAGCCTCAGTATTTACGTCACATACTCCTGTTACGATCATTCCAGGGATTCTTGAGATTTGTGTAATCATACCGAATCCCATTTGACCTGCCCCTATAACCCCCACCCGGATAGGAGCGTTTTCCCGTTCACGTGTCAATAGTTGCTGATAAATAGACATTTTCCAGACCTCCAGCTTTTTATATTGTAGCGCTTACATTTTCATTGTACGGTTATGATGATGTAACATGCGTTACCAACCATAACATTTAAACAAAATTATTAACATTTGTGAATTAGATTATCATTTGTTCCTACAATGCAAGTTTAAGCCTCAATAAAAGGGATGTCAAGTAAGAACTTTCAAAAAATTTATTTAATTATTTATTTTCGATAAAAGATAAGCTACGCTGAATGATCAGCATAGCTCTGAATTATGTAAGAAGCCCATTTGCCGTAGCTTCATCCGTTATTAGAACATCAATCAATTTTCCTTCAAGCGAAGCCTTAATAGCTTCAACCTTTTCCAGCCCCGAAGCCACACCTATTACAAGCGGTATTTGACTCAATTTTTCAAGTTCCAGAGAGATCACTCTATCATTCCACGGATTCTGAACAGGCTTTCCAAATTTGTTAATAAAGTTGTAGCATATATCTCCCACTATTTCTGAATTACACGCAATAGACTCATGATCTGGTCCCAGATAGGATTTCACCATTGTTGAATGCTCAGGTTTTCCTCCAATTCCTACGACAGCGATATCAGACTTGGCTGCTAAATCAAATGTACTTTTTATTGATGGCTGTCTCATCAAAATTTCCTTAGCTTCCTTTGTATCCACCATTACTGGAATATGCAGCAGTTTATAGTTAGCCTGAAGGATTGAGCCCACTTTAGCCACAATGGAGTTAGAATGAATATCTACATTCTCGTTTCCGACACCTCCTACTAAAGGCACTACCGTTAATTCAGGGTATATTTGGGGCGAATGAAGCACTTTAGCAACCTCATTCAATGTAGTTCCTGATGAAAAACTAATAATCTGTCCGTCCCTAATAACTCTCTGTAAAAAATCACTTACGGCTTCACCCAACTGCCTTTTTGACGATTCCTGCCCGACACTTTCAATACAAACTACTTCCCGGATATTGTATAAAAGCTCAACTCTTCTTTCTAACTGACTGAACTGCTGCAGGCCTTCCTCATGAATGGTTATTTCAACGATCCCCAAATCTCTTGCTTTCGTTAAATACTTTGAAATCAGGGATCTGCTGACCCCGATTTTCTGTGCAATTTCTGATTGAGTAGCGCCTTCGTTATAATACATTTGTGCTACCTTTACTAAAATTCTCCGATTATCCAGCGTAATCATATTTCCTCCTCTATCGGAAACTCCTATTCTGATTAGATTTTACTTGAAAATACTTCCAATTAGAATAAAGAAGAGAAAACTATGCATCAAAAGCACAATTACTTGGCTCATTTTTGCATAGTTTCTGAGTCCTTTAACAATATTTTAATACATACCGAAGCTCGCAAAGTAGGCAATTACAACTGATAATACCCCTGTTATCAATCTGCTGTAAAGTACAGCAGGAACCCCGTATCTGACCGTTTCCGGCTTGGCTTCTCCAAGTGACAGGCCAACAGGAATGAAGTCGCAGCCTACTTGCCCATTAATGGCGAATAGTGCTGGCAGAGCATAGGCCGGCGGAATGTTCCCCAATGCAATCTGACTCCCAATTAGAACACCCACTACCTGTGCAATAACTGCCCCGGGTCCAAGAACAGGGGATAAAAATGGGATTGTACATACAATAACAATCACTAGCAGTCCCCAGATCGAGCTGGCTAATGGGGAGAGGGAATTCGCAATCACATCACCAATTCCAGTATAGTTTATGATACCGATCAGCATACTGACAAAAGCCATAAACGGAATAATGTTTTTTATTAGCATATCAACCGTATCACGGCCGGCCTGGTAGAATGTCCCCGTGACATTCCCAATCCCTTTAGAAAACCTGAGAAGGAAGTTATCTCCCTTGCCTGCGTGCTCTTTCTTCAGCTGGTCATAATCTTCTTTAAATTTTTCTTTATCTTTCGTATCAAATTTAGGCTCATTTACAGCTTCCTGCGCCCCGGCAACTTCTTCGTAGTCTTCCGCTAGTGTAATATCTTTTACTGTCACACCAGATACAAAAATGTCTTCAGTAATATATTTTGAAAGCGGGCCGGATGGAGAAGACGGCAAAACATCAACTGTAGGAATACGCTTCATAGGGTAAACGCCAATACGGGCAGTTCCTCCGCAGTCAATGACCACACACATCATTTCTTCTTCCGGATATGACCCATTAAAACCATCAACAGCCTGAGTGCCAGTCAGTTCTGCAATTCTTTTTGCAACAGGGTGGATGCCGCCGCCAGTAATAGAAACAACTTTATTCTTCTTTCCCTTAGGCTGAATATGAAGACCGATGCCCCATCCGCCTGATCCTTTTGCAACAAATACTGTACGCTCACTCATTTGGATACCCCCTTATTGTACTCCTGCTTCTTTTTTAGCTAAATAATTCGTAATTAACTCTGTTACTATTCCGCGTATCAAAATGATAACAACCCCAACTAAAAAGTAACGGACAGCCAGGTCTGCTACTGGAAGACCCAGCTCCTTAATTCCATTTGCAATTCCCAGATAAACAAAAAGCTCACCAGCGTTAGCGTAAGGAAATAAGCCAGTTACAGGATGAACAAATGAAACGGCTGAATCATAGAAAGCAGGCTTTTGCTTTTCAGGCAGGAACCTGCCAAATGTGTAAGCCATTGGATTGGTTAATAACAGAACCGATAAAACCGGCATTAATGTATAACGCAGCAAACGGTACTTTGCAGCAAATTGAATAATCCGAGTTACCCTTTCTTCACCTACAAACTTCATAATTGCATAGGTAAACGTCAAAAGCACAACTAAGGTCGGGACAATTCCTGTAAATAATCCCATAAATGTTTCTCCACCTGCATTAAACATTCCTATAAAATGTTCTCCAAACCATTTTACCCATTCCATAATACGCTCCCCCTTTAATGTCCAACCGAAATTTTATTTTTTGAAATAGATAACAGGGCAGATTCCCCTGCCTTCGCCAATGCCTTCCAATAGGACGGTATACCCCTATCCTTTTTATCTACAGATTTATCCTTTATCGTTTTCAAAACTTCACCTACATGACTGCCTTTATATGGATCTAATGGCTTGAATTTTGTAAAAACTGTCATTCCTTTTAACATATAACACTCATGGATCATGTAGTCCTGGTCTACCACCATGATGACGATAGCGCCAGGGCTGAATTTTGACCTTTCCATGCCGGAGAATACGAAATAACCGTCTTCCCCTTTATAATTACTGATGATTTTGTCGAGGCTTTTCTTATAATATTTAATCTGCACAAGCGAAAGGGCATGTTGAATGATTAGAAGGGCACATAGGATTACAACGAGTTTCACAAAATTCCCCCTTAATATAAATTTGCATTAATCCCAGAATAGTAACCGCTTACATTTAGAAGACAGATAAACCCATCGGAACAAATGTTAAACCTTTAAACAATAATCTTAATTATTTCACATATGACACACTCTGTTACATTTGTTAGTATTAAGAATAATTTAAATCATCAGTACTGTCAATCAATTTTTATATTTATCTGAATCTTATGGAGAGTAAGTTGTACGCACCATGAATTTCCTGGCTGAAGCATTTTTTTACAATATAAAAAGGCTGACTCAGAACTGCATTAAAAACAGCTCTGAATCAGCCTTTGCCGGACTGTATACAGAATAAAAGAATGAAATACTATTCTCCCTTTATTTTTTTATAGGATTCTTTTGTTTCATTCAAATATTTCATAAGACGATATGGTTTGCTAAGGACTCTTTTGGGCAGATCTTCTGCTAATTTGTTAGGATCTTTTTTTAATTCTTCGGTTAATCTAAACGGCTTTGAAGTAATTCTTTTATATACTTCCTTGTATAATTCTCTTTTAAAATCCATATTCATCTCATTTGTACGCTTACAATTTTCACATTGTATCTTATTAATTTTCCCATTTAAATATCTTACATGATGCAGGGTTTCGTCCAGGCATTTTGAGCAAAAAAGATAGGTATCGGTTTCTGAAATTTTCATTTATACTCTACTCCTTATTAAGGATTCTTAAAAATTGAAATCCTGAATACCTTGATTTTTATTTAAATTCAGTAATCTAATTATATTATATACAGAAAACTTTTGGTCAGACACTGTTCTGTTCAAAACTTTTCGTTTTCGCTTTCGTACTTATTTATTACAGCGCTTGCCGTCTTTTCATCAATTATCAAGACATTAATAATCCGGCCATGCAGTGCACCCAAAACACTCTCTGCTTTTTGCTGCCCTTCAACAAGAGCAATGACCGTCTCAATATTTTTTAATTCCTCGAGCGATATTCCGATTACCCGCTTATTTATTGTATCATCTACTTGTATACCTTGGTTATTGTAAAATCTGAAGCCAATATCACCTACCACCCCAAGCTTTTGCAGCTGTGAAAGGTCATCCTCTTGTAAATATCCTATTTTCATTAAAGTAGATTCTTTATATGGATTTCCGATGCCAATAATCGCCATATCCACATTTCGCCCGCTTTGTAAAACCAGCTCAATATCCTGCATAGCCATGAGCCTTTCTTTGAGTTCTTCTGTTGCCACTATGGCCGGTGCATATAAATAAGTACATTGCCCTTTAATTTTCTTCGCCAGTTCATTTGCTAAGTGATTAGCATGTATTTCGACTTCCTTAACGCCCATTCCTCCTTCTAAAGGAACTACTTGAATATCATTTCGGCGTTCATAGGGATATTCCTGTATTAGGCTGGCAAGTGTGGTACCCCAGGATATTCCTATACTCTGCACATTTTTTAAATTTCGGGATATATATGTGGCTCCAGCCTGACCAATTGCCTGTTTGGCCATTTCTCCCGGTAAATTATCATTGGGGACCACAATAGCACTTTCCAGATGGAAATAT
It encodes the following:
- the srlE gene encoding PTS glucitol/sorbitol transporter subunit IIB — translated: MSERTVFVAKGSGGWGIGLHIQPKGKKNKVVSITGGGIHPVAKRIAELTGTQAVDGFNGSYPEEEMMCVVIDCGGTARIGVYPMKRIPTVDVLPSSPSGPLSKYITEDIFVSGVTVKDITLAEDYEEVAGAQEAVNEPKFDTKDKEKFKEDYDQLKKEHAGKGDNFLLRFSKGIGNVTGTFYQAGRDTVDMLIKNIIPFMAFVSMLIGIINYTGIGDVIANSLSPLASSIWGLLVIVIVCTIPFLSPVLGPGAVIAQVVGVLIGSQIALGNIPPAYALPALFAINGQVGCDFIPVGLSLGEAKPETVRYGVPAVLYSRLITGVLSVVIAYFASFGMY
- a CDS encoding sugar-binding transcriptional regulator — encoded protein: MVDWHEKRQLVKVANLYYKEGLTQADVAKKLKVSRPVISKLLQKAKEEGIVNIYIKDESVMTVELEQKLEQYFHLESAIVVPNDNLPGEMAKQAIGQAGATYISRNLKNVQSIGISWGTTLASLIQEYPYERRNDIQVVPLEGGMGVKEVEIHANHLANELAKKIKGQCTYLYAPAIVATEELKERLMAMQDIELVLQSGRNVDMAIIGIGNPYKESTLMKIGYLQEDDLSQLQKLGVVGDIGFRFYNNQGIQVDDTINKRVIGISLEELKNIETVIALVEGQQKAESVLGALHGRIINVLIIDEKTASAVINKYESENEKF
- a CDS encoding NAD(P)H-dependent oxidoreductase; the encoded protein is MSIYQQLLTRERENAPIRVGVIGAGQMGFGMITQISRIPGMIVTGVCDVNTEAARKAADYYNSQSKKRNPVLVTNDYREVIQSRDVEVVVDATGVPEVGANISLEALRSKKHLVLLNVEVDITIGSVMYQLFNNAGLVYTGSAGDEPAATLELYEFAKTMGLEVLVAGKGKNNKLNPLSNPDVCREEAQRKHMSAHMLAAFQDGTKTMAEMNLLSNATGLIPDLTGMHGVSATLEDVADKLNLKENGGVLNNFGVVEYVDGLAPGVFVIVKSELEPVDEELRYLKVGNGPHYTLYRPYHLASLETPVTIAKAVLQHDSSIHPLGAPVSETVAVAKRDIKAGESVDGIGGYSVRGVLETHSDMKTNGHIPIGLISGKVVAKKDIKTGQFLTQDDVELDKETTVWKLRSLQDQLFTLNPEKSPVIKL
- the srlA gene encoding PTS glucitol/sorbitol transporter subunit IIC; this encodes MEWVKWFGEHFIGMFNAGGETFMGLFTGIVPTLVVLLTFTYAIMKFVGEERVTRIIQFAAKYRLLRYTLMPVLSVLLLTNPMAYTFGRFLPEKQKPAFYDSAVSFVHPVTGLFPYANAGELFVYLGIANGIKELGLPVADLAVRYFLVGVVIILIRGIVTELITNYLAKKEAGVQ
- a CDS encoding sugar-binding transcriptional regulator, with amino-acid sequence MITLDNRRILVKVAQMYYNEGATQSEIAQKIGVSRSLISKYLTKARDLGIVEITIHEEGLQQFSQLERRVELLYNIREVVCIESVGQESSKRQLGEAVSDFLQRVIRDGQIISFSSGTTLNEVAKVLHSPQIYPELTVVPLVGGVGNENVDIHSNSIVAKVGSILQANYKLLHIPVMVDTKEAKEILMRQPSIKSTFDLAAKSDIAVVGIGGKPEHSTMVKSYLGPDHESIACNSEIVGDICYNFINKFGKPVQNPWNDRVISLELEKLSQIPLVIGVASGLEKVEAIKASLEGKLIDVLITDEATANGLLT
- a CDS encoding thiamine pyrophosphate-dependent dehydrogenase E1 component subunit alpha, whose product is MQKLELPKMITEDKLKDLYKEMWMIRYFDEKVDQFFAKGMIHGTTHLCVGQEASAAGSIAVIGRKDKIVSTHRGHGHCISKEGDVNKMMAELFGRETGYCKGKGGSMHIADVEKGNLGANGIVGGGLPLAVGAALTSKMKKENYVVLCFFGDGASNEGSFHESVNLAAIWDLPVVFICENNQYGMSGPVKDMTRIENIADRAGAYGIPGKVVDGNDMIEIINTVNEAVENARDGAGPTLIEMKTYRWKGHSKSDAKKYRTREEEQEWRAKDGIKRFKETLINAEIFTEEEAKQLQDEAYQAIEEAVKFAENSPEPSMDSLLEDVYA
- a CDS encoding bh protein codes for the protein MKISETDTYLFCSKCLDETLHHVRYLNGKINKIQCENCKRTNEMNMDFKRELYKEVYKRITSKPFRLTEELKKDPNKLAEDLPKRVLSKPYRLMKYLNETKESYKKIKGE
- a CDS encoding PTS glucitol/sorbitol transporter subunit IIA; amino-acid sequence: MTKTVVKEIGVLVPTFKEDRIVILFGPQAPKELREMAVIHEVESLTDEPLKAGGTISFDNESFTITALGSHANKNFKELGHISIYFQEPLEDVLPGAVFASPHKFPSIQDGTVITFN
- a CDS encoding transcriptional regulator GutM, translating into MKLVVILCALLIIQHALSLVQIKYYKKSLDKIISNYKGEDGYFVFSGMERSKFSPGAIVIMVVDQDYMIHECYMLKGMTVFTKFKPLDPYKGSHVGEVLKTIKDKSVDKKDRGIPSYWKALAKAGESALLSISKNKISVGH
- a CDS encoding alpha-ketoacid dehydrogenase subunit beta — protein: MAVREITYLEAVREAMSQEMRQNDDVFILGEDIGVYGGAFGVTRGMIEEFGPERVRNTPISEAAIAGAAVGSALTGMRPILELQFSDFITIAMDQMVNQAAKTRYMFGGKGKVPMVLRTPAGSGTGAAAQHSQSLEAWMAHIPGLKVVQPSTAYDVKGLLKAAIDDDNPVIFYEHKLLYKTSSHVPEEAYSIELGKADIKREGTDVTIVATAIMVHKALEAASELEKEGISAEVIDPRTIVPLDKETIINSVKKTGRLIVVHEAVQRGGIGGEIVSVIAESEAFDYLDSPIKRLGGKEVPIPYNPKLEKAAIPQVPDIIEAVKETVKYK
- a CDS encoding dihydrolipoamide acetyltransferase family protein produces the protein MAKEIFMPKLSSTMEVGTLLQWFKEEGDSIEIGEPLFEIMTDKINIEVEAYDQGVLLKKYFQEDDQVPVNQIIGYIGEKNEQVPENSPGISGGTEAESQSPDEEPVTEKQEVPKEAGASNEGEKVRATPAARKQARMNDVELVFIQGSGPKGRIQKKDVLAHLASSSPKATPLARKVAASEQVPLGDIKGSGVNGKILKSDISTAVNNRTSSTAAAEPNRKQMSGMRKVIAKRMSESVNTAPHVTLTTDADMTKVKELRTSLLPVIEKQTGLRLSFTDILIKAAGKALSRHPGVNVSIEGEEIIQHEQVHIGLAVAVEDGLMVPVIKNVNEKGLAQITEDAKEAGKLARENKLHPNQLKGSTFTISNLGMYAVDVFTPIINQPESAILGVGRILDRPVAVEGNLAVRPMITLSLSFDHRAMDGAPAAAFLTELKYILENPFELLV